In the Arthrobacter sp. CDRTa11 genome, ACCCACGCGGGACACGATGGCCACACCGTTCCACTGGTTTACGCCGAAGTGGGCCACCTCGTAGCCCATGCGCTCAAAGAGCTCCCAGGGGAAGTTGTCGTCCTTGCATTTGGTTTCCTGGATGGCCAGGACATCGCAGTCGCTGCGCTGCAGCCATGCCTCCACGCGGTCGGCACGGGCACGGAGGGAGTTTACGTTCCAGGTAGCAATCTTCACATCCCCTAACTTACCGAACACCGGCGGGTGTTGCGGCGGAAACGGGGCACTATGGCGCGGACACGCCATCACATGGTGCTTCGGTGCTCAAAAATGAGGGTCAAAGTGCCCCACGACGGCGGGGCGTCTGCTTGGCGGAGGAGGGCTTAGGGACGCTGGAATTTAGTAGGAAGTCCGAGTATATTCGCTTGCAGAGATGACCTGGATCACATGCGAAGGAGCAGTCAGCCATGGTGCGCGAGCTATCCCATTACGTAGGCGGCCAGCGGGTGAGCGGGACATCCGGCCGCTACGGGGACGTTTTCGATCCCTGCACGGGCGAGGTCCAGGCGCGGTTGCCGCTGGCCAGCCGCGCGGAAGTCCAGAATGTGGTTGCCGCCGCGGAGAAGGCCCAACCGGAGTGGGCGGCCATGAACCCGCAGCGCCGGGGCCGCATCCTGCTCGCGTTTGTTGAGCTGGTGAACAGGAACCTGGATGAGCTCGCCACCCTCCTGTCCTCCGAACACGGCAAAACACTTGCGGACGCCAAAGGCGACATCCAGCGAGGCATTGAGGTGGTGGAGTTCGCGGCAGGCGCTCCGCACCTGCTCAAGGGCGAGTTTTCCACCGACGCCGGTGCGGGCATCGATGTCCACTCCCTGCGCCAGCCCCTGGGCGTCGTCGCCGGCATCACTCCCTTCAACTTCCCGGCCATGATCCCGCTCTGGAAGTCCGGACCGGCCCTCGCGGCAGGCAACGCCTTTATCCTCAAACCCTCTGAACGGGATCCGTCCGTGCCGCTGCGCCTTGCCGAGCTCTACTCGGAGGCAGGGGTGCCCGACGGTGTGTTCAACGTGGTCAACGGGGACAAGGAGGCCGTGGACGCCCTGCTGGAGGATCCCCGGGTGAAGGCGATAGGGTTTGTGGGCTCCACCCCCATCGCTCAGTACATTTATGCCACCGCAGCCGCCCATGGCAAGCGCGCGCAGTGTTTCGGCGGCGCCAAGAACCACATGGTGATCATGCCTGACGCCGACCTGGAAATGGCCGCCGATGCCCTGATCGGCGCGGGCTACGGCTCGGCGGGGGAGCGCTGCATGGCAGTCTCCGTGGCGGTGCCGGTGGGCGAGGAAACCGCCAACAGGCTGGTGGCGAAGCTCCAGGAACGGGTCAAGGGGCTCAAGGTGGGACCCAGCCTGGAAAAGGACTCGGACTTCGGCCCGGTGGTGACAGCGGCCGCCAAAGAGAGGATTGAGGGCTACATCCAGGCCGGCCTGGACGAAGGGGCCACACTGCTTGCCGACGGACGGGGCCTTGCCGTTGAGGGACACGAAGGAGGCTTCTGGGTTGGTCCCACCCTCTTTGACCACGTCACCCGCGACATGAAGATCTACCGGGAGGAGATCTTCGGACCCGTCCTGAGCGTGCTCCGGGCCGCCGATTACGACGAGGCCCTCAGGCTCTGCAGCGAACATGAATACGGCAACGGGGTGGCCATCTTCACGCGCGACGGCGACGCCGCCAGGGACTTCGCCAGCCGGGTGGAAGTGGGCATGGTGGGCATCAACGTCCCCATCCCTGTCCCCATCGCGTACTACACCTTCGGCGGCTGGAAAGCGTCCGGATTCGGCGACCTCAACCAGCACGGCGCGGACGCCTTCCGCTTCTACACCAAGACCAAGACCGTCACCACGCGCTGGCCTTCCGGAATCCGACAGGGCGCCAGCTTTGTGATGCCGGAAGGAAGCTGATGCCGGACAGCCGCAACGAAGTTGCGGAAACAGAACCCGGCGCAGAATCCGTGACGTCAAACAGCCCGGAAGTGATCTTCGAGCGGCGCGGCCATCTGGGTGTCATCACCCTCAACCGGCCAAAGGCCGTTAATGCCCTGACCGCAGGCATGGTGGAAGCCATGCTTGTGCAGCTGTCCGCCTGGACAGAGGACGACGGCGTGGCCACCGTTTTGGTGCAGGGCGCCGGTGAGCGGGGGCTGTGCGCCGGCGGCGACATTGTGGCGATTTACCACGATCTGCTGGCTGGCGGAACGCAGACAGCGGACTTCTGGCAGACGGAGTACAGGCTGAACTCGCTGATCTCCCGGTACCCCAAACCGTATGTGGCCCTGATGGACGGACTGGTCCTGGGCGGGGGCGTTGGCATCTCGGCCCACGGTTCAGTCCGGCTGGTCACGGAGCGGACCCGGATGGGCATGCCGGAGACCACCATTGGTTTTGTGCCCGACGTCGGCGGGACCCTGCTGCTTTCCAGGTCGCCGGGGGAGGGGGGCACCCACGCCGCCCTGACCGGGGCGCATTTGAGCGCGGCGGATGCCCTGTTCCTGGGCCTTGCGGACGGCTACGTCCCGTCCGAAAGCCTTGACGACCTGGCGGTGGCGCTGGAGCACGAAAGTCCGGAGGACGCCGTCGGGCGCTTCCTTACAGCCGCGCCGGCGTCCGGGCTGGAAGCCCAGCGGGACTGGATTGACGAGTGCTACGCCTCCTCCGACGCCGAAGAAATCCTCCGCAGGCTGACAGCGGCCGGGGGAGAGGCCGCGGAGGCCGCGCGTACCATCGAGGCGAAGTCGCCCACTGCCGTGAAGGTGGCTTTGGAATCCCTGCGCCGGGTCAAAGGCCTGACGCTGGATCAGGCACTGGCCCAGGAATACCGGGTGGGGCTCAGGTTCCTTGCCGCTCCGGACTTCCGCGAGGGCATCCGGGCGCAGGTGGTGGACAAGGACCGCACACCGCACTGGAAGCCGGCCACCCTGCACGACGTACGGCCGGAAGACGTGGAACTGTTTTTTGTGCCGCTGGGTGACAGAGAGCTGAACCTTCACATCAAGGAGACGGACCATGCCTGATAACAGCACCATCGCCTTCCTGGGCCTGGGCCACATGGGCGGGCCCATGGCCGTCAACCTGGTCAGGGCCGGATTTCCGGTGGCCGGCTTCGACGTGGTGCCCGCCGCCCTGGAGGCCGCCAAGGATCAGGGCGTACCCACCGCACCCAGCGCTGCCGACGCCGTGTCCGGGGCGGGTGTGGTACTGACCATGTTCCCCAGCGGCCAGCATGTGCTGGACGCCTACCGCGGAGCCGACGGACAGCCCGGACTGCTGGCTACCGCCGCCCCCGGAACCATGTTCCTGGACTGCTCCACTATTAATGTGGACGAGGCCCGGGAGGCTTCCACTCTCGCCATCGACGCCGGCCACCGTGCTGTGGACGCTCCCGTTTCCGGCGGTGTGGTGGGTGCCGAGGCGGGCACCCTCACCTTCATGGTGGGTGGCGGGCCTGAGGACTTCGAGGCCGTCCGCCCCCTGCTGGAAGTCATGGGCAAACGTGTGGTGCACTGCGGTGGCCATGGCGCCGGCCAGGCAGCCAAGATCTGCAACAACCTGATCTTGGGGGTCTCCATGATCGCCGTGAGCGAGGCGTTCGTCCTCGGCGAGAAACTGGGTCTGAGCCACCAGGCACTGTTCGACGTCGCCTCCGCGGCGTCAGGCCAGTGCTGGGCCCTGACCACCAACTGTCCCGTTCCCGGTCCCGTCCCCACCAGCCCCGCCAACCGTGACTACCAGCCGGGGTTTGCCGGCGCGCTGATGGCCAAGGACCTCAGGCTGGCAGTCAATGCGCTCAACAGCACCGGGGTGGCGGCCCGGCTGGGGCCACTGGCGTCCGAAATCTACGATACGTTTGCCGCGGAAGGCGGTGCGGCCCGGGACTTCTCCGGCATCATCACCGATATCCGCGACAAGTCGCAGGAGGACGGGAGCCAGGCATGACCGAATACGCGAACATCCTTGTGGAACGGCGTGGCAGGGTGGGCCTGGTGACCCTTAACCGGCCCGAGGCATTGAACGCCCTCAACAGGGCCACCATGGAGGAACTGGTGTCCGCCGTCGGGGGCATGGACGCTGATCCCGGCATCGGGGCAGTGGTGATCACCGGTTCCGGCAAGGCGTTCGCTGCCGGGGCGGACATCAAGGAGATGGCCTCCCAGACGTACATGGAGATGTACGCCGCCGACTGGTTCCGCGGCTGGGAGGACTTTACCCGGCTGCGCATTCCCACTATTGCTGCCGTCTCTGGCTTCGCACTGGGCGGCGGGTGTGAGCTCGCCATGATGTGCGATCTGATCTTCGCCGGCGACAACGCGAAGTTCGGCCAGCCGGAGATAAACCTTGGCGTGCTGCCCGGGATGGGCGGATCGCAGCGGCTCACCCGTGCCGTAGGAAAGGCCAAGGCCATGGATTTGATCCTCACCGGCAGGTTCATCGGTGCCGAGGAAGCTGAGCGTTCCGGCCTGGTCTCGCGGGTGGTGCCCGCCGAGGATGTGGTGGACGAAGCGCTCAAGGCCGCCGAGGTCATAGCCTCCAAGTCAAAGCCGGTAGCCATGGCGGCAAAGGAAGCCGTGAATACCGCCTTCGAAACCGGGCTCGCGCAAGGGGTCCTGTTCGAGCGCCGGATCTTCCACTCACTCTTCGCCACACAGGACCAAAAGGAAGGAATGGCAGCCTTCACCGAAAAGCGGCAGCCCGAGTTCAAGCACCGCTGAGGGCGAGCGATTCCCGGTAGTCGCTGACGTCCCGGCGGAGTTCCTCCGCCATCAGATCGTTGTTGATCGCGACGGCGGTCCAGGCCGCCGCTGCCGCCGATGCCAGCACCTGTGCTTTGATGTCCGTTACGTTGCCGGCCGCCCACACACCCGGGACGGCTGTCGCTCCGTCGGCGTCAGTCTCCAGGTAATCTCCCACGCCCATCGGATGGGGTGAGGGCGCAAGGCCAAGCCCGGCAAAGGCCTCCAGCCGGGCCCGGACCTGCGGCCCCACCACTACTGCGTCCACCGCCACCTCCGGGCCGCCGGCAAGGGCAACCCCGCGGAGGGAGTCCTGTTCGACGCGAAGCGCCTCCACGGTTCCCTCCACCACGTTGATGCCCCTCGCGGCCAGCTGCTCCAGCTCCACGTCCGTGGGGTTGGTCCTGTTGTTGAGGAACAGGGTGATGTTGCTGCTCCACTGCCGGAACAGCAGGGCCTGGTGAGTGGACCAGGGCCCGTTGCCCAGAATTCCTATCGCCTGGTCCTGCACTTCCCAGCCGTGGCAGAACGGGCAGTGAAGCACGTCCTTCCCCCAGCGCCCGCGGATTCCTGGGATGTCCGGCAGCTCGTCCGTCAGGCCGGTGGTGACCAGGAGGCGGCGGCCGCGGACCGTGCGCCCGTCCTTGAGAGAGGCTGTGAAGCCTGACTCACGGCTGCCTTCTGCACTGGACACCTCGCCGTCGACGATGTCCGCGCCGTAGTGCTCCGCCTCCGCGCGGCCGATCCTGAGAAGTTCCGCAGGGCTGATGCCATCCCGGCTGAGGAATCCGTGGACCCCGTCGGCAGGGGCGTTCCGGGGACTCCCGGCGTCGATCACCACTACCGACCGCCGGGAGCGTCCCAGCATCTGGGCGGCACTCAGGCCGGCGGCACCGCCGCCGATGATCATTACGTCGTATGGTTGTTCAGCATTTTCGGTCATGTCTTTTATCATCTTGCTGGTCTGCTTTCTTGGCAAAGATCCTTGCTGGAATGGCAAAATGATCGGATGGAAGAACAGTTGGACGATGTCCTGGCCGCCGTGGGCCCGCGTCTGCGCGCGCTGCGGATGAGCAGGAACACCACGTTGTCGGCACTGGCCGAAGCCACCGGCATTTCGGTGAGCACCCTGTCGCGGCTGGAATCCGGGCTGCGGCGTCCGAACCTTGAGTTGTTGCTGCCGCTGGCGAAGGCGCACCAGGTCCCGCTGGATGAACTCGTGGGTGCCCCGGACACGGGGGATCCGCGCGTTCACCTGCGGCCCATCGTCCGCAACCGCATGACGATTATTCCGCTGACGCGGCGGCCGGGCGGTATCCAGGCGTACAAGCACATCCTGCCCGCAGGCAGGCTGGAGGAACCGAATCCGCAGGTCCATGAAGGCTATGAATGGCTTTATGTGCTCAACGGCAAGCTGCGGATGGTGTTGGGTGCGCAGGACCTCGTCCTGGGCGCGGGAGAGGCCGCAGAATTTGATACCCGGATCCCTCATTGGTTCGGCAGGGCGGACGGGAAGGCTGTGGAGTTCCTCAGTCTCTTTGGACGCCAGGGCGAACGGATGCATGTGCGGGCCAAACCGGGGCAGCCAGCCGCGGACTCCTAGCTTTTATGCAGGTTCCTCAGGTAGACACGGGACTGGACGCAAAACGGCTTTGGGAGCGGAACGGGGGAAGTTATGTGGGGAGCATCCGTGGCTGCAGCCGGCGCGGCGGACAACCTGGACGGCCTGGTAGGGGTTGCTGCGCGGGGCATCGATAACCTCGGTGAATGGGGAGTGGGCCTCTTTACCCTTGCCGAGACTGTCCTGCCGCCAATCCCCAGCGAGGTGATTCTTCCCCTGGCGGGCTTCCTCGCCAAACAGGGGGACCTGAACGTTGCCCTGATTTTCATCACCAGCACCCTGGGCGCTTATCTTGGCGCTCTCCTCCTGTACTGGGTGGGGTCGAAACTGGGCCTTGAGCGGTCCATCCGTACTCTGTCCAGGCTTCCGCTGATGGACCGGGAGGACTTCGAAAAGGCTGCGGACTGGTTCCGGCGGCACGGCAGATCTTCGATTTTTTTCGGCAGGCTGCTTCCCGGCGTGCGGAGCCTGATCTCCCTGCCGGCCGGTGCCTCCAACATGCACCTGGCCACCTTCAGCCTCTACACGCTCGCCGGAAGCGGGCTCTGGAACGGTGCACTCATCGGCCTGGGTTACCTGCTGGGGTCCCAGTACCGGCTCATCGAACAGTATTCCCGGTTCCTGAACTACGCCGTCTATGGTGCGCTGGCGGTCCTGGTGGTTTGGCTCGTTGTGAGAGGGGTCCGCCGCAGCCGGGCCCGCCAGCGCTAGGCCCGATTCAGCTTTCTCCCAGGATTTCCCGCGACGCCTCAGCCGATGAAGTCGCCGCTCTTCCGGCGGAAACCGGCGAGGATCCGGATCAGGTGGTCAATGTCTTCGGGGGCGAATCCGGACTGGCCAAAGACCTCTGCGTTCAGTACCGCCGTCGCGCTTTTTGCCAGGGTACGGCCTTGGGCGGTGAGTTCAATCAGGGTGGTGCGGCCATCGGTGGGGTGCGGTGAGCGGGTCACCAGGCCCACGCTTTGAAGGCGGTCGACGGCGTTGGTCACCGACGTCGGATGGACCTGGAGAAGGGCGCTTGCCTTGTTCATGGGCAGCGCGCCGGTCCGGGTGAAGCTGAGCAGGGCCAGGAGTTCGTACCTGGCAAACGTCAGGCCGAAGGGCTTGAGGCAGGCCTCGATCCTGGCCATGAGGATTTGCTGGGTGCGCATGATTGCGGTGATGGCGGCCATGGGGGCGGCAACGTCAGCCCAGCCGTGCTCCTCCCAGTTGTGCTGGGCGTCGGAGATGGGGTCGCGCGGAAGTGGGGAACCCACGGTCAGCCCTTCAGCCCCGGCCGGCCCATGTTGTGCGGGGCCCAACTAAGTAGCGCTAACTGTCGTTTTGAGGGCTCAGAACGACAGTTAGCGCTACCCAGTTGGGTTGCTAAGGGAAGCGTGGGGCGGTTCCCGGTTGTTCCGCCGTCTTGAATGGCTGACATGGAGCACCTTTCGCCACAGTGATGCGCATCACTAAATCACCAACCCTGTGCAATATACTAGGACATCCAAGGGTTCGGTAGAGCGAAGGGATCACTGCCCGTGCAGCCACATGGACACGAGAATGACGCTTTCCCTGGAACCGGCGGCACGCCACCCTTTCCTGATGCGGACCTGCTGTACATCGTGGACCTGCTGCCCGAGCCCGAGCGTCAGCGGTACCTTTCCGTCCGGACCTTCCTTCAGTCCTCAGTGCGGCAGGCATCGATTGACTACTGGAACCGTGAAGAGTTCCCGTTCGGGCTGCTCGCAGAGATGGGCAAGCACGGGCTTGGCGGCCTGCAGACAGACGGCAGCTCCAAACTTTTCAAGGGTCTGATGTACGTGGAGGTGGCGCGGGCCGACGTATCCCTCTCCGCTCTGGTGGGGATCCACAACGAACTCATTGTGGGCATGATCAACGAACTCGGCTCCGAGGAGCAGCGGCAGCGGTGGCTGCCGGGACTGACCTCTTTCACCCAGCTGGGAGCCTTCGCCCTGACGGAACCGGACCATGGATCAGACATTGCGGGCGGCCTCGAAACGTCTGCCCGGCTGGAGGGCGGCGAATGGGTGATCAACGGCGCCAAGCGCTGGATCGGCGCCGGAACCATTGCCGACTTTGCCCTGGTGTGGGCCCGTGACCAGGCCGACGGGCGCATCAAGGGCTTTATCGTGGAGACAGACCGCCCTGGTTACCGGGCCACCAAGATCTCCAACAAGATCGGACTGCGGATCATGCAGAATGCCGACATTGTGCTGGACCAAGTCCGAATTCCCGAGTC is a window encoding:
- a CDS encoding MarR family winged helix-turn-helix transcriptional regulator, giving the protein MGSPLPRDPISDAQHNWEEHGWADVAAPMAAITAIMRTQQILMARIEACLKPFGLTFARYELLALLSFTRTGALPMNKASALLQVHPTSVTNAVDRLQSVGLVTRSPHPTDGRTTLIELTAQGRTLAKSATAVLNAEVFGQSGFAPEDIDHLIRILAGFRRKSGDFIG
- a CDS encoding enoyl-CoA hydratase, encoding MTEYANILVERRGRVGLVTLNRPEALNALNRATMEELVSAVGGMDADPGIGAVVITGSGKAFAAGADIKEMASQTYMEMYAADWFRGWEDFTRLRIPTIAAVSGFALGGGCELAMMCDLIFAGDNAKFGQPEINLGVLPGMGGSQRLTRAVGKAKAMDLILTGRFIGAEEAERSGLVSRVVPAEDVVDEALKAAEVIASKSKPVAMAAKEAVNTAFETGLAQGVLFERRIFHSLFATQDQKEGMAAFTEKRQPEFKHR
- a CDS encoding NAD(P)/FAD-dependent oxidoreductase; the protein is MTENAEQPYDVMIIGGGAAGLSAAQMLGRSRRSVVVIDAGSPRNAPADGVHGFLSRDGISPAELLRIGRAEAEHYGADIVDGEVSSAEGSRESGFTASLKDGRTVRGRRLLVTTGLTDELPDIPGIRGRWGKDVLHCPFCHGWEVQDQAIGILGNGPWSTHQALLFRQWSSNITLFLNNRTNPTDVELEQLAARGINVVEGTVEALRVEQDSLRGVALAGGPEVAVDAVVVGPQVRARLEAFAGLGLAPSPHPMGVGDYLETDADGATAVPGVWAAGNVTDIKAQVLASAAAAAWTAVAINNDLMAEELRRDVSDYRESLALSGA
- a CDS encoding enoyl-CoA hydratase/isomerase family protein, producing MPDSRNEVAETEPGAESVTSNSPEVIFERRGHLGVITLNRPKAVNALTAGMVEAMLVQLSAWTEDDGVATVLVQGAGERGLCAGGDIVAIYHDLLAGGTQTADFWQTEYRLNSLISRYPKPYVALMDGLVLGGGVGISAHGSVRLVTERTRMGMPETTIGFVPDVGGTLLLSRSPGEGGTHAALTGAHLSAADALFLGLADGYVPSESLDDLAVALEHESPEDAVGRFLTAAPASGLEAQRDWIDECYASSDAEEILRRLTAAGGEAAEAARTIEAKSPTAVKVALESLRRVKGLTLDQALAQEYRVGLRFLAAPDFREGIRAQVVDKDRTPHWKPATLHDVRPEDVELFFVPLGDRELNLHIKETDHA
- a CDS encoding helix-turn-helix domain-containing protein; amino-acid sequence: MEEQLDDVLAAVGPRLRALRMSRNTTLSALAEATGISVSTLSRLESGLRRPNLELLLPLAKAHQVPLDELVGAPDTGDPRVHLRPIVRNRMTIIPLTRRPGGIQAYKHILPAGRLEEPNPQVHEGYEWLYVLNGKLRMVLGAQDLVLGAGEAAEFDTRIPHWFGRADGKAVEFLSLFGRQGERMHVRAKPGQPAADS
- a CDS encoding DedA family protein — protein: MWGASVAAAGAADNLDGLVGVAARGIDNLGEWGVGLFTLAETVLPPIPSEVILPLAGFLAKQGDLNVALIFITSTLGAYLGALLLYWVGSKLGLERSIRTLSRLPLMDREDFEKAADWFRRHGRSSIFFGRLLPGVRSLISLPAGASNMHLATFSLYTLAGSGLWNGALIGLGYLLGSQYRLIEQYSRFLNYAVYGALAVLVVWLVVRGVRRSRARQR
- the mmsB gene encoding 3-hydroxyisobutyrate dehydrogenase, which translates into the protein MPDNSTIAFLGLGHMGGPMAVNLVRAGFPVAGFDVVPAALEAAKDQGVPTAPSAADAVSGAGVVLTMFPSGQHVLDAYRGADGQPGLLATAAPGTMFLDCSTINVDEAREASTLAIDAGHRAVDAPVSGGVVGAEAGTLTFMVGGGPEDFEAVRPLLEVMGKRVVHCGGHGAGQAAKICNNLILGVSMIAVSEAFVLGEKLGLSHQALFDVASAASGQCWALTTNCPVPGPVPTSPANRDYQPGFAGALMAKDLRLAVNALNSTGVAARLGPLASEIYDTFAAEGGAARDFSGIITDIRDKSQEDGSQA
- a CDS encoding acyl-CoA dehydrogenase family protein, with the translated sequence MQPHGHENDAFPGTGGTPPFPDADLLYIVDLLPEPERQRYLSVRTFLQSSVRQASIDYWNREEFPFGLLAEMGKHGLGGLQTDGSSKLFKGLMYVEVARADVSLSALVGIHNELIVGMINELGSEEQRQRWLPGLTSFTQLGAFALTEPDHGSDIAGGLETSARLEGGEWVINGAKRWIGAGTIADFALVWARDQADGRIKGFIVETDRPGYRATKISNKIGLRIMQNADIVLDQVRIPESNILPGATDFSKANDLLRDSRAWVGWQAAGIQLAAFDVARSYSLARRQFGKELARFQLIQQQLAEILGNASASLALMAQVARIQEEGRLEMVQAAMAKSTGTRLARASVAMGRSLLGGNGISTDYEMAKLFCDAEILYTYEGSYEINSLIVGRAVTGKSAFV
- a CDS encoding CoA-acylating methylmalonate-semialdehyde dehydrogenase, which encodes MVRELSHYVGGQRVSGTSGRYGDVFDPCTGEVQARLPLASRAEVQNVVAAAEKAQPEWAAMNPQRRGRILLAFVELVNRNLDELATLLSSEHGKTLADAKGDIQRGIEVVEFAAGAPHLLKGEFSTDAGAGIDVHSLRQPLGVVAGITPFNFPAMIPLWKSGPALAAGNAFILKPSERDPSVPLRLAELYSEAGVPDGVFNVVNGDKEAVDALLEDPRVKAIGFVGSTPIAQYIYATAAAHGKRAQCFGGAKNHMVIMPDADLEMAADALIGAGYGSAGERCMAVSVAVPVGEETANRLVAKLQERVKGLKVGPSLEKDSDFGPVVTAAAKERIEGYIQAGLDEGATLLADGRGLAVEGHEGGFWVGPTLFDHVTRDMKIYREEIFGPVLSVLRAADYDEALRLCSEHEYGNGVAIFTRDGDAARDFASRVEVGMVGINVPIPVPIAYYTFGGWKASGFGDLNQHGADAFRFYTKTKTVTTRWPSGIRQGASFVMPEGS